The Oculatellaceae cyanobacterium DNA window CAGAACTAAGACTTTCGCTAGGACTGGGAACAGGTGTTAATGTCGGTGTCGCTGTAGGTGTTGGGCTAGGAGCCAATACTTCAGACAAACTAATATTTAACTGATAGTTGCTGTCATCCAATCCTTTGATGGGTTTAAGTTGAATTTGATAGTCACCAGAATAAGGGAGTGTGCCTTTCCATCCTCTTACCCGCCTGGCGCTGTTATCAATCGGGTTTTGATCAGGCCCTAATATAGTCATTAACACGCCTTCATCGCTTAGGGATGCGTCTAACTGTTGCCCTTGCTGTGCGCTAATTATGTAATTAACAGTGGCATTTTCTTTTAGGGTTCCCTCTTTAGAAATCGTTCCACCCGTAGATATATCTAGCTTTTGACTGTAGTTACTAGGACTAGCCGCTGGTGTGGGTGTCGGCGTTTCTGAGGGTGTAGGTATTTCAGTAGGAAAAACTGTTGGTGGTGTAGCTACTGGGGACGAGGAACGACTATGAAGGATAGTACTAACCAACGCCCAAGATCCAAATCCAGCTAAAATTGCCAAACCAATTCCAACTGGAATGATTGCCCAAGGATCATCCCAAAAAGAACTTCTCGGTTCAGATATTACTGGTTCCTGTCTACTATAACGCCTGTAGTTGGAAGCAATTGGTTCTGGGGGTCTTCCGACAGCGATCGTTCGCATTTGCGAAACTTGATTATCTGGGGGTTGAGGGTTACGGGTTGGCGGTTGTGGGTTAGCAATTGGCGGTTGGGGATTGGGGTTAGGATTAGTTAATAATTTCAGTGCTTGAATTACTTCCCCAGCAGATTGAAAGCGATCGCCTGGTCGATAACTTAACATCCGATTCAATACTTGGGCAAACCCATCATTCACACTTACCCACTTTTGCCATTGCCAACTAAGCTGGATATCATCAAATAATTCTTGTGGTTCTTTCCCTGTCAGCAGCACGATACAAGTTACTGCTAAAGAGTACAAATCACTATTTGGGTAAGATCTACCTGTTTGGATTTGCTCACTAGGGGCGTAACCAGGCTTACCTACTGTGGTGACAGGCGTTGCTGTTGGCGATAATTGAAACTTAGTTGCAAGTTCCTTAACTACCCCAAAGTCAATTAATACAGGTAAGTTATCACTTTCGCGCCAAATAATATTGTCTGGCGAGATATCTCTATGAATAATCCCTTTAACGTGAATATGCACTAACACAGGCAGTAGTTGCAACAGAAATTGCCAAACTTCTGTTTCCGAAAAAGTCGCCCCAGCAGCCTTACGCTCATCTAACAGCGTGCGATAAGTTTTTCCTGCTACATAATCCTGCACTAGAAACAAACGCTCATTTTCTTCAAACGTCGCCCTAAACTGTGGCACTTGTGGGTGCTGAATTTGATAGAGAGTTGCTGCTTCGCGCTGGAACAGTTCCTTTGACTTTTCTAGGACATAATCTGATTCGTGAGGGGGAATTAATTCTTTCAAAGCACAAGGTTCATTAAAACGCCCCTGATCCTCTGCGAGATAAGTGCGACCAAACCCTCCCTGCCCCAAAATACTCAGCAAGCGGTAGCGGTTTTGCAGAATTGTTTCTGTGGCAATCGGTGGCTGCATAAACTGTTTTTATTGAGAATACATCTAAGGGAGGATTAATTTCACTACCTATTCTGACCTCCACCCTAGCTTTTTTATATCAAAAGGGTCAACCAGTAAAGATGGGGGGGGGTATGCAGGGGTTCCTTTATGCGATCGCTACTAGAAAGCTTAAGTTTTAAAATATATTAAGGTGGCTGCCAACAGTGCTATGAAAATATCCCTGAATGTTTGAGCAGTCAACTTAAAATTCACAAGCCTACAAAGTAGCGATACTCCTCTTGTCGTTGCTAGGCGATCGCACCCTAATCATTTTCCTGCATGAGTATTTTCACCCTGCAATCAGTTAAAAAAGACTTTGGTATCAAAGAAATCCTCAAAGATGCCAGTTTCAGCCTAGATCCTACAGATAAAGTCGGACTAATTGGCACTAACGGTTCTGGCAAATCCACCCTGTTAAAAATGATTGCAGGTCTAGAACCAATTGATGGTGGTCAAATATTAGTCAACTCTGGAGTCAGAATAGTATACCTACCCCAACAGCCAGACCTCGATGACAATCACACTGTCCTCGAACAAGTATTCGCCGACAGTGGCGAACAAATGACTCTAGTGCGCGAATATGAACAACTCTCAGATCAACTCGCCCACGCCCAAGAAAACGATTCTAGTCAACTCATGTCTCGCCTCTCCACCGTCATGCAACGCATGGATTCTACAGGCGCTTGGGAACTAGAAACCAAAGCCAAAATTATCCTAACCAAACTCGGAATTGAAGACTTCAACGCCCGCATCGGTGATTTATCCGGTGGCTATCGTAAGCGTATAGCCTTAGCAGCAGCTTTACTATCAGAGCCAGAAGTACTGCTAATGGATGAACCTACTAACCATCTTGATGCACTTTCAGTTGAGTGGTTACAAAGCTACCTCAATCGCTTTAGAGGCGCAATTCTATTAATTACCCACGATCGCTACTTTCTAGATCGCGTTACCAATCGTATCATCGAAATTGATCGAGGCGACCTTTACAGTTACAGTGGCAACTATTCTTACTATCTAGAGAAAAAAGCCTTAGCAGAAGAATCTGCTGTTAGCAGCCAGCGCAAACATCAAGGTGTCTTAAGACGCGAACTAGAATGGCTCAAGCGAGGGCCAAAAGCGCGTAGCACAAAACAAAAAGCGCGGATTGATCGCGTTCATGCTATGCAAGACCAAGAATTTAAACAAGTTCAAGGCAAAGTAGATATATCTACTCCTGGTCGCCGAATTGGTAAAAAAGTTATTGAGTTAAAAAATATCTCTAAAGCCTACAATGGACGCACCTTAATTAAGAATTTTACCTACGAATTTAGTCCAGAAGATCGCATTGGTATTATTGGTGGAAATGGTGCAGGTAAATCTACATTAATGGATATCATCACTGCACGTATTCAACCTGATACAGGTAGTGTAGAAATTGGCACAACAATTCAGATTGGTTATTTTGACCAACACTCAGAAGCATTACTAACAGCTTTAAACGAAAATCAGCGAGTAATTGACTACATCAAAGAAATAGGAGAGTACGTCAAAATTGCTGATGGAACTCAAATTAGTGCATCCCAAATGTTAGAGCTTTTTCTGTTTCCTGGAAACCAGCAATACGCTCCCATTTCAAAGCTTTCAGGCGGTGAAAAACGGCGTTTATTTTTACTCCGTATGCTAATGAACGCCCCCAATGTTATTATCCTTGATGAACCAACTAACGATTTAGACGTTCAAACTTTAGCAGTATTAGAAGACTATTTAGAAGATTTTAACGGTTGTGTAATAGCAGTTTCTCACGATCGCTACTTCCTAGATCGCACAGTAGACAGAATATTTGCTTTAGAAGACGGGGGAAATTTACGTCAATATCCTGGTAACTATTCCGTTTACTTGGACTACAAACAAGTTGAAGCCGCAGAAGCATCCCAACTAGCAAATTCTAAGGATAAACAAAAAGAAACTCAATCCCAAGTTGAGCAGGCAGAGGTAAAACCCCAAAACAACACCAAAAAACGTAATCTTTCTTCTTGGGAAAAGCGGGAATTTGAACAACTTGAAGGTAAAATTGCTCAGTTAGAATCCGAAAAAGCCAAATTAGAGAAAACTCTCTATAATTCCCCCCCAGGCGGTTACACCGAAGTGCAAAAACTCTCGGAACGCTTAGAAGATTTAAATAAAGCTATTGATACAGCAACAGAGCGTTGGATAGAATTAGCTGAAGTAGAGTCTTAAAATTTTTAAAATTCGATTTAATGCTCTGATCTGCAAAATTTAGCTAAAGTTAAGATATTGCTGTTTGCATACTAAGTAGATTTCGGCTGTTACAGATAGCCAACTACAAAACTGTTAATCATCTTTCAAAAGGCAGAAATCATGACTCGCGCTATCATGGAAACCGAAAAAGGCACAATTAACCTGGAACTATTTGACCAGGATGCGCCTAACACCGTCAAAAATTTTGTAGACCTATCTGAAAAAGGGTTCTACGACGGTTTAACCTTCCACCGAGTCATCTCGAACTTTATGATTCAAGGTGGCTGTCCTCAAGGTACAGGAACGGGTGGCCCTGGTTACAAAATCAAATGTGAAATCAACAAAAATAAGCATCTTGCAGGTAGCTTATCAATGGCTCATGCAGGTAAGGATACAGGTGGTAGTCAATTCTTTATTTGCCACTCTCCTCAAAGTCATTTAGATGGAGTCCATACAGTTTTCGGCAAAACCGAAGATATGAATGTAGTTAATGCTATCCGCAAAGATGACAAAATTCTCTCCGTCAAAATTGAGAAGTAGTGTTGATAACTGTTAAAAACACTCTGTAGAGACGAGTTCGCATAGCGCATAATTTCGCGTCTCTACAACATCAAATACTTGTTGAGATCATTTTAAGAATTGGTATAAAAATCCCGTCACCTAAGCGACGGGATTTTTATATAAATTATAAGTGCTATAGCTATCAAACTTTTACAGAATTAACTTCTCTCAATTCAGGCTCTGCGCCTTGGAGATGTTCTTCCAAAAGTGCTAAATTACGGATATTAGATTTATAATAAGCATCAAATAAATCCCCGACTAAAGGCACTGTTCCAACTACTGTTTCTAGACCAACATTCAAAATCATTTTAGTTAGAACTTCACGCGGTAAGCCAAAGCGGGCAGCTAAAAATATAATGTAACCGGAAAGTCCTGTACTCACTATATCTCCAGCGCCTGGGATTAAACCGATAATTGGGTCTAAGCCAATGCGAAAGCCTATCCCAGGAATGCGGATAGCACTATCCATCAAACGGCTAAGTTTGCGAATGTGGTTAAGATTTTTGAGACGTTCAGTAGTATTCATAATTTATAATTTTTGCACGATTGACCAATAAAGGCTTATACCCTAAGTTTTAATTTTGTCAGACTGCGGCTTAATGTCTAGCGTATGGTTTTGGATTGCCCCTTCTAGGACTACTGTCAGAAGTTTTCTGGGGATACTCTCGAAAGGAAGGTTCAGTAAAGGTATTAGATGGCAAAAAACAGCAACGGTAATGTGATAAATTTCCTGATTAGGATTGATATAAACTACTGCAAACTTCAATTTTATATGTTTAGTAAAGCGAAATCTAGATTAAATCTAGAGGTTTGCTCTCCATTGGCATTTCTGCTAATATTTGTTAATTTAGAAAAAATCATTGCCCAATTTGTACTAACCAACAAGAATAACAAAATGCCTCAAATTCAACACATGGTTATATTTAAGTTTAAACCAGAAACCAGTTCTGAGCAGATTGCCGCAATATTCAACCAACTAGAGCAGTTCAAGCAAACAATTCCAGGGATAATTTACTTCGTTGGTGGCAAATATTCTAGCACTGAAAACCTTAATCAAGGTTACAATTATGGATTTTTGATGACCTTTGAAAGCGCAGAAGCTCGTGATGCTTATATAGTACATCCAGAGCATGAAAAAATTAAAGCCGAAATTATTCCTTGTGTAGATGATCTGGTAGCATTTGATATAGAAGCTTAATACTTTTGAGTATTTAAGTATAAGTCAACATCTGGCTTGTGATATATCGTTATTAAACGATCAATAATCAGAATTTTAATTTATGAAATTACCACAAAAATTGATGCTGCTTGGTTCAGGAGAACTAGGTAAAGAATTTGTAATTGCTGCTAAACGGTTAGGCAATTATGTAATTGCTGTTGACCGCTATGCTAATGCTCCAGCAATGCAAGTCGCAGATTGTTGTGAAGTGATTTCGATGCTGAGTGCTGATGACTTAGAAAGAATCATTGAAAAGCATCAACCTAATTTTATTATTCCAGAGATTGAAGCGATCAGAACTGAAAAACTGAGGGAATTTGAGCAAAGAGGAATTACAGTAATTCCAACGGCTAAGGCAACAGATTATACAATGAATCGCGATCGCATTCGAGAACTTGCTCACCAAGAATTAGGCATTAGAACTGCTAAATATGCCTACGCCACAACCTTAAATGAGATGATTGAGGTTTCTCAAGCGATCGGTTTCCCGAATGTGGTAAAACCAGTGATGTCATCTTCGGGTAAAGGTCAATCTTTAGTTAAAGATGCCAGTGAAGTTGAAAAAGCCTGGAATTATGCTATGGAAGGTTCCAGAGGTGATACGCAAAAAATAATTATTGAAGAATTTATTGATTTTGATATAGAAATTACTTTACTCACAATTAAACAGTGGAATGCTCCTACAATCTTCTGCTCACCTATTGGTCATCGTCAAGAAAGAGGCGATTACCAAGAATCATGGCAACCAGCAGAAATTTCATCAGCACAAATATCAGAAGCTCAATCTATAGCTAAAAAAGTAACTGATGCTTTAGGTGGAGCGGGTATATTTGGAGTTGAGTTTTTTATTACTAAAAATGAAGTAATTTTTTCCGAGCTTTCCCCTCGTCCTCATGATACAGGGATGGTTACATTAATATCTCAAAATCTGAATGAATTTGAACTGCATTTAAGAGCCGTATTAGGATTACCTATTCCAAATATAGAACAGCTTGGCGCGTCAGCTAGTGCAGTAATTTTAGCTACTGAAAATTCTGAGTCGATTGCTTTTGAAGGTGTAGTCGAAGCTTTATCAGAGCCAAATGTAGATTTGAGGCTATTTGGTAAACCTGATTCACGCCCTTTCAGAAGAATGGGGGTAGCTTTAGCAAAAGGTAGTGATATTGCCGAGGCGCGTGAGAAAGCTAATAAAGCAGCCAACAACGTCAAAATTGTTGAGCAATAAAACTGAATATAAAATAAAGTTAGAATGTTAGACTCTTTAAGTCAGGAACTCTATTACAACTGCATTCAGTTTTTAGAACAAACTGCTCAACCAAGGTTATTACTACTAAAAAAAATTGGTTTAGCGCGTTATGCAGATTTTTTAACACAGATGCCTTTGAACGAAGCAAATATAAAGTGTGTAATGCGCTTCTTTAGAGAACCTAGTAGAGTTAAATTTCCTAACCTTAGAGGTGCTGATTTATCAGGGTTAGTTTTGGATCAAGCAAATTTTATTCGTGGTGATTTATCAGAAGCAAATTTAAGGAGAAGCAGCTTAGTAAATGCTGACCTAATATTTGCTAATTTTACTAAAGCCGATCTTACAGATGCAAATCTTAGAGGTGCGACTTTAAATGAGACAATTTGGTGTGACGCTTTAGTAAAGCAGTGTCGATTTGGAACAGGGATTGGGCTAACTGATAAGCAGCGCCAACATCTCAAAGTTAACGGTGCTGTGTTTTCTGATTGTGACGATTAAGGAGTAAGTCGCTCCGCGTGAATGTAGAGTAATTTTTTATAGCTAGGGATACAAAGCTATTGACAAGTTGTAAGATTGAAACTTATACAGACATACATAAATAGAAAAGCTAACTGCTAGATAAATAACTTAAATGTGGTAACTTTTAAAACGCTAAAGACTATAGCGTATAGGCGATTGATTAGAAAGCTTTATTAATGTGTTAAGCGATTTATTCAATTGTGTTGAAAGGTTTTAAGTATTAGGTATCAATGCAGTGTCATAGTTATATTAGTGCAGTTCAGCTTTTTCTGTAATTACACAGATAATACAAAGCTTTGTCTATTCTTCCATAATTGCGGGGAATTAACCGATTTGAGATTACCCATGTCTACATCTCCCAATCAACAACAGATTAATGTTTCTATAGATACCGAACTTTTAGAGCAAGTAGACCAATGGACAAGCGATCGCACAGAAGCGATCGCAGAAGGTTTACGATTGTGGTGTAATCTACAAGCTGAAAAAGAATTACAAAAATCTGCTCAAGCTCGTAAACAACGGCACGATAGAGACGAAACAGGTTGGCTAGTCTAACCAAAGACATTTTTCTGGCAATTACAACTAAAGTGCCTCTAATTGCTATAAAAACTTAAACTCAGGATAATTCCAGTCCAAACTGTGAGTTAACCTGCATACAATAAATTGCACCCGTTTGTTCGATTAATTAGGAGAATAATAATGCCAGCAGCGGTCGGTATGGTTGAAGTTAAAGGTCTTCCCCCTGCACTAGCAGTTGCGGATGCAATGGTCAAAGCCGCCCGCGTTACTTTGGTCGGTTATGAAAAAGTCAGTAGCGCCCGCTATACGATGATTGTAAGGGGAGTTGTTTCTGAAGTACAAATTTCAGTAGCAGCAGGGGTTGATGCCGTCAAAAAAGTTAAGACCCAGGAGGATTTGTTGCTCTCTTACCATGTCATAGCCAGCCCCGATGCGAATCTTGACCTTGTACTACCAATTAACTACAACCTAGAAACAGACGAATTCCGAATGTAATTTCACTTACAGCAGATTTTAAGTTAGTGAAGTAAAAGGATTACCCCACCGCGCTGCTCTTGCCCCCTCCCCTTGCTAAGGGGAGGGTTGGGGAGGGGTGTACTATTTGAACCCTAAAATTACTATTAGACCTCTCCAAAAAAGAGACGCGAAATTTCGCGTCTCTTTTTTGGTTTTAGGTAATACATCTTTAATTTTTGAAGATGCCTATTGCAGGGGAGTTTTAATTATGAAACGAATCGCCATCCTACTCTAAAAGCGTCTCTACCTTACCATCAGCATTAAGCACAACACGAATTTGGGCATTAGTCTTTCCTGTAAGGGGAGAAACAAACTGCCCGCCAGGTAAAGGAATGTTCGTGCGGTCAATGTATAACTTTGCTGCTTCTGTTAAGGGAATAATCCTTTCAATTGAGCCGTCGCTACCAACAACTAAACTATATTGCAGAGATTGGGTTAAACCTTGGGGTGGTTTCCATCGCTGCTGAAAATAATTTCTTGCTTCTGCGACTTGAGGAATGCTATCAAATATTCTGGTTTTATCAGCACTAGATGCAGAATTATCGGCATTTGGCGATAAATTACTACTATTACTAGAAATTGAAGGGGCAACTTCCGGCAGAGCTTGGGGGAATGGGTCAGCGTTAAATGCTACAGGAGGAGTAACAGGGCTAGGATTTAATTTAGGCAATCCTGCTGTACCTGTTGACCTTCCAGGTTTCAGTTGACTTGAAGAAGGTGGGGCGGGTGCTTTCGCAGTTACCCTTGTTTGAGGAATAGAAGCAATTTGGGGTTGTGGAGGTGTCACAATCCGTAATGGCGGACGTGAAGCAGAAATTTTTGGTTGTGGAGGTGTCACAATCCGTAATGGCGGACGCGAAGCTGTCTTAGGAGCAGATGCTGGTTTGCTAGGCGTTACAACCTTTATAGGTGGGCTTGAATTAAAAGAAGGTATAGAAAAAGATGGTCTAGTATTGTTACTACTCGGCTGTTGGAAAGACGAATTGGGTGGGTTAAACGGCACCGAACTCGAACTAATTTGGGGATTACCTAAAGGCGGTTGTCCTAGCCCTGGTGATGTAGGTAAAGAAGCTGAATTTGATGGTGCAGGTACACCAGCAGAATTGGGTAAGTTAGGGTTTAATGCTGTTGCGCCTGGTGCTGGTGGCAGCAAGGGTGTTGCACCTGGTGACAGCGAGGCTAGTGGCGTAGGTGACACAGGTGGCGGTAGCGAATCACCTGCTAATGGTGCATCCTCATTTAAGGTAGGTTGTTGAGTTGGTGACATTACCACAGTTTGTGGCTGCTTCGACCGACTAAACATTTGACCTAATGCGAGTGTGAGTCCTACTGCCGCCACAATTCCACCAGCCGCAGCATAAATCCATATCGGTCGGTTTCTAAAACTTAGCGGTTGACTGCTGAGGCTGGGCATTACCACAACGTCAGCAGCATATTCATCTAAAGCAGTTGCTAGGTCAAATAATTGTAGTACGCTTAGGGAAATAATTGGGCCAGATTCATCTGTTTCTAGTGGCCCTAAAACAAGATCATGTGCTAATAAACCCCTGGGTTTTAAATAAGGGCTAGCAGCTAACATCAATCTTGGCTGTGATGGCTCTGGCGGATATTCGCTTTCAATTTCTTCTAATGCTTCCTCTGCTGGCGCTAACCGAGCCAAGTTTGCTTCTGAAGAGGGTAAAGCTTTTAAATGATGATTATTCTTTTCATTCGGTCGCAACTGTGGGCTTGAACTTTGGCTGGCAGGTTGCCCAAGTGCAACTTCCAACTGATTGTGTGATTTGTCAATCAAGTCTTGAACATAGACGCTGACGGCTTCCTGAAGCATTTCGAGTTCTTCGCCATCTCCCCAAAGGCTAACCTGTGGTGCTTGTTGATGCTTTGGATCATCAATATACAACTCAAAGGTCAATTGCTTGAGTACCTTAAGTGGCACCCAACGAGAGAGTGGCGATTCTCTCGCCTTCACTTCTAAGGTGCAGGTGGGAGGGGTATATTTTCTTACAACAGAGTTAAATAATTGCATGAGATTAATTCAATGAGCGAGTTTGACTTATATTGCGGCTGTATTAACTCTAGAATTTACGAAGTGAGTTAAAGATTAAGAGGTGAGTCTCTTCCTCTTTCCCCCTTCCACTATTAGTTTCGCGTCCGATTGATCAAGGCTAACCACAAACGTCTATGACCATGAGGTGCGCCATAGAACAGCAACTCAATCAGCAGCTTTAAAGCTAACTTACTTAGAGCATCAGTTGATACCTTTTCGCCATCTTCCATGCGCTCCTGATAGGTGTTGCTAAAAGCATCGAGATAATCTCCTAGTAATGCTGCTTGGTGTGGTTCGCGGTTTTGTTCAGCTTGCTGTTCAAGTAAAGCAACAGCCCGACGAATTAGCTCTTGGTGTTGTTTAGCCAGATGGCAGCTAATTAACACTAACGCTCGTGCTTCTTCCACATCTAGCTTTTTCCGCCCTCCCGAACTTTTACGGTTGGGATTGGATTGGCGCAGTCGCCACAGCGCCACGCGATCTGCCACAATTGACTCTAAATTTAGATCTTTAGCTGCTTGGAGGATTGCCTCAGAGGTAATTTTTGCTAAGGCTTCTAATGCCAGCAAAACTAAATCTAGCTGAGTCTTAATATTGTCGAGTTCTACTGGCTCTGGTTCGTGACCTAGAGGCAGATCCTCCCACTGGGGAGTTGGCGATGGCATCATCACGATGGAGGACATAAATTAAGGATAATGGACAAGACAAGTTATAACTTCACCGTTACCAGTCTTGAAACCAGATTATATTCGGTTTAGTTAAGTTTATCTTGCGCTCTATTTGAGATAAGCAATAGTCACGCCTGCACCTCCATCAGATGCACCAGCTAACTCAAGATGGTCAAGTTGAGGGTGCTGCTGCAAAAATTCGTGAACTCCTTGGCGTAACTTGCCTGTTCCTTTACCGTGAATAATCCATAAAACTCCAGAGTCTGTAGCTTGGGCGATCGCTCGCTCAATTTGACTTTCGGCATCTGCTACCCGACTTCCCCGAATATCTATGGTATTTTTGGAAGTGCGAATTACTGGTGCTGGGGCTTTTGGTGGGGTATCCTCCTTTTTGGATCTTACTGTTTCTTCTGCTTTTTTTAATGGTAGATCAGGTTTTTGACCATCAAGTGATTCAATATCTGCTAGAGATACTGTCATTTTCATGATTCCAAAGCGAATATTTAATTCGCCATTATCATTAGGATCACTAAGAACTTCAGCCGTTTGCCCAAGGCGAGGAATCCGCACGCGATCGCCTATTTGTGGTTTAAATCCTGGTTTCGGTTTAGGTAAGGGTGTTGCAGGTAAGCGGTTTTCCGCAATGTCATTCAACGCACCTGTGGCTCTTTGGGCTCTTTGGGCAGTCAATGGCCCTTGCTGCAA harbors:
- a CDS encoding carbon dioxide-concentrating mechanism protein CcmK, whose amino-acid sequence is MPAAVGMVEVKGLPPALAVADAMVKAARVTLVGYEKVSSARYTMIVRGVVSEVQISVAAGVDAVKKVKTQEDLLLSYHVIASPDANLDLVLPINYNLETDEFRM
- a CDS encoding peptidylprolyl isomerase codes for the protein MTRAIMETEKGTINLELFDQDAPNTVKNFVDLSEKGFYDGLTFHRVISNFMIQGGCPQGTGTGGPGYKIKCEINKNKHLAGSLSMAHAGKDTGGSQFFICHSPQSHLDGVHTVFGKTEDMNVVNAIRKDDKILSVKIEK
- a CDS encoding serine/threonine-protein kinase, giving the protein MQPPIATETILQNRYRLLSILGQGGFGRTYLAEDQGRFNEPCALKELIPPHESDYVLEKSKELFQREAATLYQIQHPQVPQFRATFEENERLFLVQDYVAGKTYRTLLDERKAAGATFSETEVWQFLLQLLPVLVHIHVKGIIHRDISPDNIIWRESDNLPVLIDFGVVKELATKFQLSPTATPVTTVGKPGYAPSEQIQTGRSYPNSDLYSLAVTCIVLLTGKEPQELFDDIQLSWQWQKWVSVNDGFAQVLNRMLSYRPGDRFQSAGEVIQALKLLTNPNPNPQPPIANPQPPTRNPQPPDNQVSQMRTIAVGRPPEPIASNYRRYSRQEPVISEPRSSFWDDPWAIIPVGIGLAILAGFGSWALVSTILHSRSSSPVATPPTVFPTEIPTPSETPTPTPAASPSNYSQKLDISTGGTISKEGTLKENATVNYIISAQQGQQLDASLSDEGVLMTILGPDQNPIDNSARRVRGWKGTLPYSGDYQIQLKPIKGLDDSNYQLNISLSEVLAPSPTPTATPTLTPVPSPSESLSSVGSDVGAEAINFPAGQNTARVPGLITSPQQSKRYLVNAQQGQIMSVNLGQSSATLEIRAPNGQPLENASGVLAWNGQLPSDGQYQIEVSASDPTTFNLDVSIGNQ
- a CDS encoding ABC-F family ATP-binding cassette domain-containing protein: MSIFTLQSVKKDFGIKEILKDASFSLDPTDKVGLIGTNGSGKSTLLKMIAGLEPIDGGQILVNSGVRIVYLPQQPDLDDNHTVLEQVFADSGEQMTLVREYEQLSDQLAHAQENDSSQLMSRLSTVMQRMDSTGAWELETKAKIILTKLGIEDFNARIGDLSGGYRKRIALAAALLSEPEVLLMDEPTNHLDALSVEWLQSYLNRFRGAILLITHDRYFLDRVTNRIIEIDRGDLYSYSGNYSYYLEKKALAEESAVSSQRKHQGVLRRELEWLKRGPKARSTKQKARIDRVHAMQDQEFKQVQGKVDISTPGRRIGKKVIELKNISKAYNGRTLIKNFTYEFSPEDRIGIIGGNGAGKSTLMDIITARIQPDTGSVEIGTTIQIGYFDQHSEALLTALNENQRVIDYIKEIGEYVKIADGTQISASQMLELFLFPGNQQYAPISKLSGGEKRRLFLLRMLMNAPNVIILDEPTNDLDVQTLAVLEDYLEDFNGCVIAVSHDRYFLDRTVDRIFALEDGGNLRQYPGNYSVYLDYKQVEAAEASQLANSKDKQKETQSQVEQAEVKPQNNTKKRNLSSWEKREFEQLEGKIAQLESEKAKLEKTLYNSPPGGYTEVQKLSERLEDLNKAIDTATERWIELAEVES
- a CDS encoding pentapeptide repeat-containing protein, whose translation is MLDSLSQELYYNCIQFLEQTAQPRLLLLKKIGLARYADFLTQMPLNEANIKCVMRFFREPSRVKFPNLRGADLSGLVLDQANFIRGDLSEANLRRSSLVNADLIFANFTKADLTDANLRGATLNETIWCDALVKQCRFGTGIGLTDKQRQHLKVNGAVFSDCDD
- a CDS encoding Dabb family protein; translation: MPQIQHMVIFKFKPETSSEQIAAIFNQLEQFKQTIPGIIYFVGGKYSSTENLNQGYNYGFLMTFESAEARDAYIVHPEHEKIKAEIIPCVDDLVAFDIEA
- a CDS encoding DUF4112 domain-containing protein, which gives rise to MNTTERLKNLNHIRKLSRLMDSAIRIPGIGFRIGLDPIIGLIPGAGDIVSTGLSGYIIFLAARFGLPREVLTKMILNVGLETVVGTVPLVGDLFDAYYKSNIRNLALLEEHLQGAEPELREVNSVKV
- a CDS encoding DUF4335 domain-containing protein → MQLFNSVVRKYTPPTCTLEVKARESPLSRWVPLKVLKQLTFELYIDDPKHQQAPQVSLWGDGEELEMLQEAVSVYVQDLIDKSHNQLEVALGQPASQSSSPQLRPNEKNNHHLKALPSSEANLARLAPAEEALEEIESEYPPEPSQPRLMLAASPYLKPRGLLAHDLVLGPLETDESGPIISLSVLQLFDLATALDEYAADVVVMPSLSSQPLSFRNRPIWIYAAAGGIVAAVGLTLALGQMFSRSKQPQTVVMSPTQQPTLNEDAPLAGDSLPPPVSPTPLASLSPGATPLLPPAPGATALNPNLPNSAGVPAPSNSASLPTSPGLGQPPLGNPQISSSSVPFNPPNSSFQQPSSNNTRPSFSIPSFNSSPPIKVVTPSKPASAPKTASRPPLRIVTPPQPKISASRPPLRIVTPPQPQIASIPQTRVTAKAPAPPSSSQLKPGRSTGTAGLPKLNPSPVTPPVAFNADPFPQALPEVAPSISSNSSNLSPNADNSASSADKTRIFDSIPQVAEARNYFQQRWKPPQGLTQSLQYSLVVGSDGSIERIIPLTEAAKLYIDRTNIPLPGGQFVSPLTGKTNAQIRVVLNADGKVETLLE
- a CDS encoding DUF3038 domain-containing protein, giving the protein MSSIVMMPSPTPQWEDLPLGHEPEPVELDNIKTQLDLVLLALEALAKITSEAILQAAKDLNLESIVADRVALWRLRQSNPNRKSSGGRKKLDVEEARALVLISCHLAKQHQELIRRAVALLEQQAEQNREPHQAALLGDYLDAFSNTYQERMEDGEKVSTDALSKLALKLLIELLFYGAPHGHRRLWLALINRTRN
- the purT gene encoding formate-dependent phosphoribosylglycinamide formyltransferase, coding for MKLPQKLMLLGSGELGKEFVIAAKRLGNYVIAVDRYANAPAMQVADCCEVISMLSADDLERIIEKHQPNFIIPEIEAIRTEKLREFEQRGITVIPTAKATDYTMNRDRIRELAHQELGIRTAKYAYATTLNEMIEVSQAIGFPNVVKPVMSSSGKGQSLVKDASEVEKAWNYAMEGSRGDTQKIIIEEFIDFDIEITLLTIKQWNAPTIFCSPIGHRQERGDYQESWQPAEISSAQISEAQSIAKKVTDALGGAGIFGVEFFITKNEVIFSELSPRPHDTGMVTLISQNLNEFELHLRAVLGLPIPNIEQLGASASAVILATENSESIAFEGVVEALSEPNVDLRLFGKPDSRPFRRMGVALAKGSDIAEAREKANKAANNVKIVEQ